The following is a genomic window from Anaerolineae bacterium.
ACTACGCCGAGAGGGTGACCGGCCGCCGGCCCGACTACGTCTTCACTCACGTGGCCCGCTTGGTACCCTCCAAGGGCCTCTGGCGCGACCTTCGGGTCCTGGAGAACCTGGACCCCATGCTTTCCGAGCGGGGGCTCACAGCCACCTTCTTCGTCCTGGCCACAGCGCCGCCCACCGGACGCAGCAGCCAGGATGTCCTCCGAATGGAGCAGGAGTACGGGTGGCCCGTTGATCATCGCGAGGGGTATCCTGACCTGGTAGGATACGAGGTACCCTTCTATCAGGCCGTGCGGCAATTCAATCACCAGGCGAAGGCCGTGCAAGCGATCTTTGTCAACCAGTTCGGATGGGACCAGGAACGGTGCGGGCAGCGCATGCCGGCAGAAATGACCTTTGCTGACCTCCGACAGGGCTCGGACCTGGAGTTCGGTCAGAGCATCTACGAGCCTTTCGGCATCGCCCAGTTCGAGCCGCTTCCCTACGGAGCGCTGTGCGTAGTGTCGAGCGCCTGCGGGTGCGTCGGATTCGCCAACCGAGTGGCGACAGGGGCCGGCCGGAACATCATTGTGGCTGACTACATCAGCCTGCCGCCCGGCCTGGGAGTATCGTCGTGGCAGGAGGCGCTCCAGATCGGCCAGGACACCCGCGACCTGGTCGAGAGATACCGGGCCAGGGAGGCGGCAGAGGCAATCGCCACGAGCCTCCCTCGCGATGACCTCGACCGCGAGAGGTCGATGCAGTCGGGTCTGGCTCTGGCGAAGCGCATGAGCTGGGAGGTAGTGGTCTCGGAGTACATGCTCCCGGCGCTGGCGCGCGCCCTCCATTCCGTCCAGTAACCGCGACACGCAGGAGGTAGCATCGGCGATGATGGCCAGCCCTGCCGGCTCCACTCTGGCCATGATTCTGGCCGGTGGCCAAGGGACCCGGCTGAACATCCTCTCGGTCAAGCGGGCCAAGCCGGCGGTCCCCTTCGCCGGCAAGTACCGCATCATCGACTTCGCCCTCTCCAACTGCGTCAACTCCGGCATCTACACCGTCGGGGTCATCACCCAGTATCGCCCTCGCTCCCTGAACGACCACATTCAGCGCGGCCAACCCTGGGACCTGGACCGCATGTACGGCGGTGTTCACCTCCTGCAGCCCTATCAGGGACGAGGCGATGCTGACTGGTACCGAGGTACCGCCGATGCCGTCTATCAGAACCTCGACTTCATAGAGCACTATCGGCCGGAGCACGTGGTCATCCTGGCGGGAGACCACATCTACAAGATGAACTACGCCCACCTGCTGGCCTATCACCTGGAGAAGGAAGCAGATGTCACCGTGTCCGCCATCCGCGTCCGCCTGAGCGAGGCCAGCCGCTTCGGCATCCTCACCACCACCGGGAGCGGACGAGTCATACACTTCGAAGAGAAACCTAGCCAGCCCAGAGGGACGCTCGCCTCGATGGGCATATACTGCTTCCGCGCCCACGTCTTGGCCGAGTGCCTACGGCTGGACGCGGCGAACCCTCGGAGCACCAGGGATTTCGGTAGGGACGTCTTGCCGGCCATGGTGGCGGGAGGACTGAACGTCTACGCGTACCAATTCGATGGCTACTGGATGGATGTGGGCACCATCCAGGCCTACTGGGAAGCCAACATGCAGCTCTTGGTTCATGCCCCGCCCCTGGACCTATATGACCGCAACTGGGTCATTCACACCCGAAGCGAGGAGCGACCCCAAGCCAAGATACAGGCCGGAGCGGTGGTCAAGCGCAGCCTGATCGGCCACGGGTGCATCATCGAGGGTACAGTGGATAGCTCGGTGCTGTCGCCAGGAGTGTACGTGGGCCCGGGGGCCCTGGTCCGCGATTCGGTAGTGATGACCGACACTCGCATCGAGGCTGGAGCTACGCTGCTACGATCCATTACGGACAAGCAGGTCGTCATCGCCAGGGGCTGTCGCGTGGGTAGTGACAGCGATCTCACCGTGAATGAGATGTTCCCCGATTCCATCAACACTGGGCTCACCTTGGTGGGCAAGAACACCCGCCTGCCGCCCGGCTTCCGGGTAGGAGGCAACTGCGTCATCGGATCGGACCTGGTGGAGGCTGATTTCGCCGGCATGACCTCGTTGCCTGGCGGCAAGTCCTTTGGCGTGCAGCCGCTCTGACGGCCGGCCGGAAGCGCTGCGTGCCCAAGCTGACTCTGATCCTGGTACTCCACAACCACCAGCCGGTTGGCAACCTGCCTGAGGTCTTCCGTCAGGCTTTCGACAGCGCCTACCTCCCCTTCATGGGCCTCCTGGAACGACACCCGAGCTTCCGGTGCGGCCTGCACTACACCGGCCCTTTGCTCGAATGGCTGGAGGCGGAGGAGCCTCGGTTCCTGTCCCGCGTGGCCACCCTGCAGACTCGGGGCCAGGTCGAGCTGCTGGGCGGAGCCCTCTACGAGCCGATCTTGGCCGTGATCCCGGACGCTGACAAGGCCGGCCAGCTCAAGACGATGAGTGACCGGCTAGAGAAGCGCTTCGGCGCCCGACCCTCGGGCGCCTGGCTGGCCGAGCGGGTGTGGGAGCCGCATCTGCCCCGATACTTGTCCCGTGCCTCCCTCAGCTACACCATCCTGGACCAGGAGCACTTCGAGAAGGCGGGGTTACCATCAGGACAGATAGATGGTGCCTGGCTAACGGAAGACGTTGGTTACACGGTGTCGCTGCTTCCGGCCTCCACCGACCTGCGCTATCTCATCCCCTGGAGGCCCGTGGAGGAGGCCATCGCCTTCCTCCGTCACCAGCACGAGGCCGGCCGTGACCTGATGGTGTTCGCCGATGACGGTGAGAAGCTGGGAGCCTGGCCCGGCACGCACCGCCTCTGCTATGAGGAAGGCTGGCTAGAACGCTTCCTCGAAGCGGTCGAGCAGAACCAGGACTGGCTGCAGCTCGACACCCCCGCAGACTACCTGGCCGCCGTTCCCCAGCGTCGCCGGATCTACATTCCTAGCGCCAGCTACCCGGAGATGGAGGACTGGTCTCTGACCCCCGCCATCCAGCAGCGAGTGCGTCGCGCCCGAGACCAGGCCGATGGCGCGGCAGCCCGGTTCGTGCGCCTCGGTCACTGGCGCGGATTCCTGACCCGCTACTCTGAGGCCAACCTCATGCTTCAGCGGGGCATCACCATCTCCCGCCGGGTTCACGCGCTGCCTCCCGGGCCCGGAAAAGAGGCCGCTCTCGATCACCTCTGGCGGGGACAGTGCAACTGCCCTTACTGGCACGGCGTGTTCGGAGGCATCTACCTCTACCACATCCGTCACGCCGTCTTCTCCCACCTGGTGGCAGCCGATGCCATCGCCGACCCCGTGGGACCGAGCGAGGTAGCTCTGCGGCATGAGGACTACGATGCTGACGGACTGGCCGAGTGGTGCCTGAGCAGCACCGAGCAGGCAGCGTTCGTCCATCCCCTGGGAGGCCACCTGTTCGAATGGGACCTGCGGACGGGGCCCATCAACCTGCTCAACACCCTCGCTCCGTACCGCGAGTCCTATTCGTCCCCGGGCGGCGAGGAGAGTGACTACGACGCCGTCCCTCTTCGGCGAGCGTTCGTGGACCACTTCGTCGCTGAACCGCAGACGCTGGCGCAGGTGATCGAGGAGGCATGGGCCGATAGCAGCCACCTCACTCGGCGGCCTTTCCGGCTCGAGGGCCTGACGCAAGGATCGCGGGGACAGGTCATCGCCCGGCACGAGGGGCTGATGGCCGTCGCCGGGCACGAATCAGAGATCTCAGTAGAGAAGGCCTATGCCGTGTCGGCCGGCGAACGCTGCCTGCGGGTGACCTACTCCCTGGCTGGGCACCAAGGCCTAAGCGCCCCCCTGTTCCTGGCCACCGAGGTAAGCCTGGCGCTCCCCCCAGGTGCCCATACCAGCGGCAAGGTGTCGACCTCCGGCGAGGCTTCCAGCCTGACCGACCCGGCGGATCTGGGTGTGGTTGACGGCCTGAAGCTGTGCGCCGGGCCAGGACGCCTGGTGGTCGACCTCGATCTCGGCCCCGCCGCCCACGTGCTGGTACATCCCCTGTTCAGCCAGCACCGGACGGAGTTGGGCGCGGAACAAGTGTACCAGGGGACCCGGATAGTCCTGATGTGGCCGTTGGCGGAGGGAGATCAGGAGCGGTGGCGGGCGGCAGTTACCCTCTCCTGGAGAGCCTAACGGCGCGGGCTTCCGGCTCCCGCTGGCTGCCTTTGACGGCGCAGACGAGGTCATAGTTCACCTGCCACACCGAGCTCTCCGCTTGCGGCAGTCCCAGCTCCCTCAACACACCCAGCACCTCGGGCAGAGGCCGCACCCGGCCCGGCATGTAGTAGCGCGCCCATCCCTTGCGGTTGGTGATCATAAGAAGCCCTCCCGGCCGCAGCACCCGCGCCATCTCCGCCAGCGCCACTCGCAGGTCGGGGAGAAATTCGAGAGCCTCCAGAGACACCACCGCGTCGAAGGTGGAATCGGGGAAGGGCAGCCAGAGTGCGTCGGCCTGCACGTACGCCACCCGCATCTCCCGGCCGGCGAGAGCTCGACGGCCTTGAGTTAGCATGGCCCTGGCCCGGTCGAGCTCCACCACCACCCCAGAGAAGCTGGGGGCGACTGGGAAGAGGGCTCGGGGCAGCCGCCCGGTGCCGCCGGCCACATCCAGGACCAGAGGCTGGCCTCGGCCTGCGAGCGCGATGGCCAAAGGCTCGCCCACGAAGCGCTGCTCGTAGAATGGATCGAAGCTCTTGATGCTGTCGTAGCGGGAGGCAGTCCAGTCGTAGAGCTTGCAGACGACCCTGGGTCCGAGATATGCACCTTCGGCGAGCACCAGCAGCCAGTAAGCGAAAGCGCCTAGCAGCAGTATCGCCCCCGCCACCAGCACCGGCCAGAGAATGCCCGTCACCCCTCGCCCAGGTATGCCCGGCGGACCTCTGGATTCCGAGCCACCTCCTCCGCCGGCCCATCGAGCACCATCGTCCCGCCCTGGAGAACATAGGCGCGCGAGGCCACTGAGAAGGCCATGTGGGCGTTTTGCTCCACAAGGAGGATCGTGGTGCCCTCCTCGTTGATCTCCCGGATGATGCGGAATATCTCCTGCACCAGCAGAGGAGCCAGCCCCATGGAGGGCTCATCCAGAAGCAGGATACTCGGCCGCGCCATGAGGGCCCTGCCGATGGCTAGCATCTGTTGCTCACCACCCGACAACGTGCCGCCTACCTGATTCCGACGCTCGCCCAGCCGAGGGAACAACTCAAACACCCGCTCCATGTCGGCGGCGATGCCTGCCTTGTCCCGGCGCAGGAAGGCACCCATCTCCAGGTTCTCGATCACCTTGAGGCGAGAGAATATCCGGCGGCCCTCGGGTGCCTGGGATATGCCTCGAGCTACGACGGCGTGAGGCGCCAGGCCGCTGATCACCTCGCCATCCAGCAGGACACGGCCCTCCCTCGGCCTGAGCAGCCCGGAGATGGTGTTCAGCGTGGTGGTCTTCCCCGCCCCGTTGGCTCCGATGAGGGTGACGATCTCGCCCTCGTTGACGTGAAGTGAGACGCCCTTGAGAGCCTCGATACCGCCGTAGAAGGTGTGTATGCCCTCGACGTCAAGCCTGGCCATCGTCGCTCGCCACTCCCAGGTAGGCTTCGATCACGTGCGGGTTGTTGCGCACCTCCCTGGGCGTGCCTTCGGCGATCTTGGTGCCGTAGTGAAGGACCGAGACCTGATCGGAGATCCCCATGACCACCCGCATGTCGTGTTCGATCAGCAGCACGGTCAGGCCCAGCTCGTCCCGGAGCCGCTCGAGGAACCGCATCAGCCGCTCCGTCTCCTGGGGGTTCATTCCTGCCGTCGGCTCATCGAGCAGCAGAAGCTTGGGCCGCGAGGCCAGCGCCCGCGCGATCTCTAGCCGTCGCTGGTCCCCGTAGGGCAGGTTGCGGGCCACCACATCGCCGCGGCCGCCCAGGCCCACGAAGTCGAGAAGCTCCAGCGCCTCAGCGTGAGCGCGGTCCTCCTCCATCAGCGTGCTCGCAGGGCGAAACAGGGCCCCAAACACGCCCGAGCGCAGGTGCACGTGCTGTCCCACCAGAACATTCTCTATGGCAGTCATGGCCCGGAACAGCCGGATGTTCTGGTAGGTGCGCGCAATGCCCATCGCGGCGATGCTGTCGGGCCGGTACCCGACTATGGACCGCCCTTGGAAGAGAATGTCGCCCTCTTCGGGAGTATACAGGCCCGTAACGCAGTTGAAGAATGTGGTCTTGCCAGCGCCGTTCGGCCCTATGACGCTGGCGATGGTCCTCTCGGGTATGTCCAGGGTCACCGAGTCCACCGCCATTAGGCCGCCGAACCGTTTGGTCACCCGACGGGCGCTCAAGCAGATCCTGTGATCGCCTCCCTCCCTCACGCCTCCGCTGCCTCCTCCCGCAACTCACGGCGCCGCTGCTGCGCCGGCCAGAGGCCCTCCGGCCGTGCCAACATCATGGCCACCAGAAGCGCCCCGAAGGAGAGCATGCGGAAGTCGGCGAACTCCCGCAGCACCTCGGGCAACCCTACCAAGACAAACGCCCCCAATATGACCCCGGGAATGCTGCCGATCCCACCGACGATCACCAGACTGAGGATGTTGATGGAGACCAACAAGGTGAAGGAGTTGGGAAACACCGAATGCACCCAGGAGGCGAAGATAGCTCCGCCTATGCCGGAGAAGGATGCTCCCAGAGCGAAGGCCAGTAGCTTGTACTTCACCAGATTGATGCCGGTGGCCTCCGCCACATCCTCGTCCTCACGGATGGCCATCCAGGCCCGGCCCACGCGGGAATCGCTCACACGCCGTGACACCATGACGGCCACCAGACAGCCGAAGAGGATGAGGTAGTAGAAGTGCTGCGGCCGAACGAAGGTGAACCCACCTATGGAAGGGCCGGGGATCTCGATGATCCCCTGAGCGCCACCTAACACGCTCTTGAGCGTGTCCGACATGACCAAGATG
Proteins encoded in this region:
- a CDS encoding DUF1925 domain-containing protein produces the protein MPKLTLILVLHNHQPVGNLPEVFRQAFDSAYLPFMGLLERHPSFRCGLHYTGPLLEWLEAEEPRFLSRVATLQTRGQVELLGGALYEPILAVIPDADKAGQLKTMSDRLEKRFGARPSGAWLAERVWEPHLPRYLSRASLSYTILDQEHFEKAGLPSGQIDGAWLTEDVGYTVSLLPASTDLRYLIPWRPVEEAIAFLRHQHEAGRDLMVFADDGEKLGAWPGTHRLCYEEGWLERFLEAVEQNQDWLQLDTPADYLAAVPQRRRIYIPSASYPEMEDWSLTPAIQQRVRRARDQADGAAARFVRLGHWRGFLTRYSEANLMLQRGITISRRVHALPPGPGKEAALDHLWRGQCNCPYWHGVFGGIYLYHIRHAVFSHLVAADAIADPVGPSEVALRHEDYDADGLAEWCLSSTEQAAFVHPLGGHLFEWDLRTGPINLLNTLAPYRESYSSPGGEESDYDAVPLRRAFVDHFVAEPQTLAQVIEEAWADSSHLTRRPFRLEGLTQGSRGQVIARHEGLMAVAGHESEISVEKAYAVSAGERCLRVTYSLAGHQGLSAPLFLATEVSLALPPGAHTSGKVSTSGEASSLTDPADLGVVDGLKLCAGPGRLVVDLDLGPAAHVLVHPLFSQHRTELGAEQVYQGTRIVLMWPLAEGDQERWRAAVTLSWRA
- a CDS encoding class I SAM-dependent methyltransferase, translated to MLAEGAYLGPRVVCKLYDWTASRYDSIKSFDPFYEQRFVGEPLAIALAGRGQPLVLDVAGGTGRLPRALFPVAPSFSGVVVELDRARAMLTQGRRALAGREMRVAYVQADALWLPFPDSTFDAVVSLEALEFLPDLRVALAEMARVLRPGGLLMITNRKGWARYYMPGRVRPLPEVLGVLRELGLPQAESSVWQVNYDLVCAVKGSQREPEARAVRLSRRG
- a CDS encoding glucose-1-phosphate adenylyltransferase, producing the protein MILAGGQGTRLNILSVKRAKPAVPFAGKYRIIDFALSNCVNSGIYTVGVITQYRPRSLNDHIQRGQPWDLDRMYGGVHLLQPYQGRGDADWYRGTADAVYQNLDFIEHYRPEHVVILAGDHIYKMNYAHLLAYHLEKEADVTVSAIRVRLSEASRFGILTTTGSGRVIHFEEKPSQPRGTLASMGIYCFRAHVLAECLRLDAANPRSTRDFGRDVLPAMVAGGLNVYAYQFDGYWMDVGTIQAYWEANMQLLVHAPPLDLYDRNWVIHTRSEERPQAKIQAGAVVKRSLIGHGCIIEGTVDSSVLSPGVYVGPGALVRDSVVMTDTRIEAGATLLRSITDKQVVIARGCRVGSDSDLTVNEMFPDSINTGLTLVGKNTRLPPGFRVGGNCVIGSDLVEADFAGMTSLPGGKSFGVQPL
- a CDS encoding ABC transporter ATP-binding protein, with the translated sequence MARLDVEGIHTFYGGIEALKGVSLHVNEGEIVTLIGANGAGKTTTLNTISGLLRPREGRVLLDGEVISGLAPHAVVARGISQAPEGRRIFSRLKVIENLEMGAFLRRDKAGIAADMERVFELFPRLGERRNQVGGTLSGGEQQMLAIGRALMARPSILLLDEPSMGLAPLLVQEIFRIIREINEEGTTILLVEQNAHMAFSVASRAYVLQGGTMVLDGPAEEVARNPEVRRAYLGEG
- a CDS encoding ABC transporter ATP-binding protein, whose product is MAVDSVTLDIPERTIASVIGPNGAGKTTFFNCVTGLYTPEEGDILFQGRSIVGYRPDSIAAMGIARTYQNIRLFRAMTAIENVLVGQHVHLRSGVFGALFRPASTLMEEDRAHAEALELLDFVGLGGRGDVVARNLPYGDQRRLEIARALASRPKLLLLDEPTAGMNPQETERLMRFLERLRDELGLTVLLIEHDMRVVMGISDQVSVLHYGTKIAEGTPREVRNNPHVIEAYLGVASDDGQA
- a CDS encoding branched-chain amino acid ABC transporter permease, which produces MVRLVSWTAAIVALLLLPQVLGTYGTSVLDLVGLYVLMGLGLNIVVGYAGLLDLGYVAFFTIGAYLTGLLTSPSASTNLGLSFWVAWPVAMLGAASAGALLGIPVLRMRGDYLAIVTLGFGEIIRILVMSDTLKSVLGGAQGIIEIPGPSIGGFTFVRPQHFYYLILFGCLVAVMVSRRVSDSRVGRAWMAIREDEDVAEATGINLVKYKLLAFALGASFSGIGGAIFASWVHSVFPNSFTLLVSINILSLVIVGGIGSIPGVILGAFVLVGLPEVLREFADFRMLSFGALLVAMMLARPEGLWPAQQRRRELREEAAEA